From the genome of Pseudomonas mohnii:
GGTCGAACCGCCGGTCGAGCCTGTTCGCACCGAAGAAACCAAGGCGGGTTTCTTCGCCCGCCTCAAACAAGGCCTGTCCAAGACCAGCGCCAGCATCGGCGAAGGCATGGCCAGCCTGTTTCTGGGCAAGAAAGCCATCGATGATGATCTGCTCGATGATCTCGAAACCCGTCTGCTGACTGCCGACGTCGGGGTCGAAGCCACTTCGGTGATCATTCAGCGCCTGACCCAGAAGGTCGCGCGCAAGGAGCTGGCTGACTCCGATGCCTTGTACAAGTCCCTGCAAGCCGAACTGGCCGCAATGCTCAAGCCCGTCGAGCAACCGCTGAAAATCACCTCGCAAAGCAAGCCGTTCGTGATTCTGGTCGTTGGCGTCAACGGTGCCGGCAAGACCACCACCATCGGCAAGCTGGCGAAGAAACTGCAGCTGGAAGGCAAGAAAGTCATGCTCGCTGCCGGTGACACCTTCCGTGCTGCAGCGGTCGAGCAATTGCAGGTCTGGGGTGAGCGCAACAAGATCCCGGTGATTGCCCAGCACACCGGCGCCGACTCGGCTTCGGTGATTTTCGACGCTGTGCAGGCCGCCAAGGCCCGTGGCATCGATGTGTTGATCGCCGACACGGCCGGTCGTCTGCACACCAAAGACAACCTGATGGAAGAGCTGAAAAAAGTTCGCCGGGTGATCGGCAAGCTCGACGCCGATGCACCGCACGAAGTGTTGCTGGTGCTCGACGCCGGCACCGGCCAGAACGCCATCAACCAGGCCAAACAGTTCAACCAGACCGTCGAGCTGACGGGCCTGGCACTGACCAAGCTCGACGGAACCGCCAAGGGCGGGGTGATTTTTGCCCTGGCCAAGCAATTCGGTCTGCCGATCCGCTACATCGGTGTCGGTGAAGGCATCGACGATTTGCGCACTTTTGAAGCTGAACCCTTTGTCCAGGCGCTGTTTGCCGAGCGGGAGCGTTCATGATTCGTTTCGAACAGGTCGGTAAACGCTACCCGAACGGTCACGTCGGCTTGCATGAGCTGAGCTTTCGAGTGCGTCGCGGTGAGTTTTTGTTTGTAACCGGTCATTCAGGTGCCGGTAAAAGTACGTTGTTGCGCCTGCTGCTGGCCATGGAACGACCCACCAGCGGCAAGTTGCTGCTGGCCGGGCAAGACCTGAGCACCATCAGCAACGCCCAGATACCATTCCTGCGCCGGCAGATCGGCGTGGTGTTCCAGAACCATCAACTGTTGTTTGATCGCACAGTGTTCAACAACGTCGCGCTGCCGTTGCAGATTCTTGGCCTGTCCAAGGCGGAAATCGCCAAACGTGTGGATTCGGCCCTGGAGCGCGTGGCGCTGTCGGACAAGACCGATCTGTACCCCGGCGACCTCTCCACCGGCCAGCAACAACGCGTTGGCATTGCCCGCGCCATCGTTCACCGTCCGGCTTTGCTGCTGGCGGACGAACCGACCGGTAACCTCGACCCGCGGCTGGCGGCGGAAATCATGGGCGTGTTCGAAGATATCAACCGTTTGGGCACCAGCGTATTGATCGCCAGTCACGACCTGGCACTGATCGCGCGCATGCGCCACCGCATGCTGACCCTGCAGCGCGGTCGATTGATCGGCGACGGGGAGGCCGGCGTATGAGTGCGACTCGCAGTCCGAAGGTTTCAGAACGCGTGGCGCCGAAGGCCGCCGATCCGCAACCGACCAAGAAAAAAGGCGACGACGATGATGGCCCGGACTTCGCGACGCTGTTTCGCGCCTGGATCGAGAGCCATCGCGCCAGCCTGCTGGACAGTCTGCGCCGGCTGGGTAAACAGCCCATCGGCAGTTTTTTCACCTGCATGGTGATGGCGGTGGCCCTGAGTTTGCCCATGGGCCTGTCACTTTTGCTAAGTAACGTTGAACGTCTGGGTGGTTCCTGGCAGCGTGCTGCGCAGATTTCACTGTACTTGCAGCTCGAGGCCAGCCCGGCTGAGGGCGAGGCGCTACGCGCGCAGATCAAGGGCATGCCGGGCGTGGCCGATGCCGAATACGTTGGCCGGGATCAGGCGCTGGAAGAGTTCCAGCAGCAGTCCGGCCTGGGCGACGCCCTCAAGGAGTTGCCGGAAAACCCGCTACCCGGCGTGGTCCTGGTGACGCCGAAAGAAGTCGATAAGCCGACACTTGAAGCATTAAGACAAAAACTTTCCGATCTGCCGAAGGTACAGCAGGCGCAGCTTGATTTAGTCTGGGTGGAGCGTCTGGCAGCCATTCTCAAGCTGGGCGACCGTTTTGTCTTCGGTCTGACCGTGCTTCTGGTTTCTGCATTACTTTTGGTGATAGGCAATACCATTCGTCTTCATATTGAAAACCGCCGCACAGAGATCGAAGTGATTAAACTGGTCGGCGGCACTGACAGCTATGTGCGCAGGCCCTTTCTCTATATGGGCGCGCTTTATGGCTTCGGTGCGGGGATTTTTTCCTGGGGCGTATTGGCGTTTGGCCTTGACTGGCTGAATGACGCGGTAGTCGGACTGGCCGGTTTGTACGGCAGCAATTTCGCGCTGGCCGGAGTACCAGTTGCCGACGGTCTGTCTCTCTTGCTTGGCGCTGTGCTGTTGGGGTATATCGGTGCATGGATTGCAGTCGCACGCCACCTGAGGGAGCTTGCGCCTAAGTAGTATCATTTTGCTCGTATTGACCTTTCAGCATTTATGGGAACTTGTTCTACGGTTTCTGGTCAATTTTCGCAGTGCTTAACTGCACGAGTTATGTAAGTCGGAGGTTTTTTCGTATGACCAATTCTTTGCAACCTGCATATGCTCTGGTCCCGGGTGCGAACCTGGAGGCTTATGTGCACACGGTGAACAGCATTCCGTTGCTGACGCCGGAGCAGGAGCGTGAACTGGCCGAGAGTCTCTACTATGAGCAGGATCTTGAGGCGGCTCGGCAGATGGTGCTCGCCCACCTGCGTTTTGTCGTTCATATCGCCCGTAGCTATTCCGGCTACGGTCTGGCTCAGGCTGACCTGATCCAGGAAGGTAACGTCGGCCTGATGAAGGCCGTGAAGCGCTTCAACCCGGAAATGGGCGTGCGCCTGGTGTCCTTTGCCGTGCACTGGATCAAGGCGGAAATCCACGAATTCATCCTGCGCAACTGGCGGATCGTGAAGGTCGCGACCACCAAGGCCCAGCGCAAGCTCTTCTTCAACCTGCGCAGTCAGAAGAAACGTCTGGCCTGGTTGAACAACGAGGAAGTCCATCGCGTGGCGGAAAGCCTCGGTGTAGAGCCGCGGGAA
Proteins encoded in this window:
- the rpoH gene encoding RNA polymerase sigma factor RpoH gives rise to the protein MTNSLQPAYALVPGANLEAYVHTVNSIPLLTPEQERELAESLYYEQDLEAARQMVLAHLRFVVHIARSYSGYGLAQADLIQEGNVGLMKAVKRFNPEMGVRLVSFAVHWIKAEIHEFILRNWRIVKVATTKAQRKLFFNLRSQKKRLAWLNNEEVHRVAESLGVEPREVREMESRLTGHDMAFDPAAEADDDSAFQSPANYLEDHRYDPARQLEDADWSDNSNHNLHEALEVLDDRSRDILYQRWLAEEKATLHDLAQKYNVSAERIRQLEKSAMNKLKLSIAA
- the ftsY gene encoding signal recognition particle-docking protein FtsY — its product is MFGSNDDKKTPAAAGEKKSLFGWLRKKPQEPAVEQPQPIPEPTPAPEAEPAPVVLPIAEPVLQPVAAPADEAPTELPQTPVAQPWLTLPVAEEPVALVEDEQAPHVTPPIPVHTPVAQEPVRAPVIEPVVAAPVVEAAPVFVPPVAPVVKAPEPAPVVAAPVEPPVEPVRTEETKAGFFARLKQGLSKTSASIGEGMASLFLGKKAIDDDLLDDLETRLLTADVGVEATSVIIQRLTQKVARKELADSDALYKSLQAELAAMLKPVEQPLKITSQSKPFVILVVGVNGAGKTTTIGKLAKKLQLEGKKVMLAAGDTFRAAAVEQLQVWGERNKIPVIAQHTGADSASVIFDAVQAAKARGIDVLIADTAGRLHTKDNLMEELKKVRRVIGKLDADAPHEVLLVLDAGTGQNAINQAKQFNQTVELTGLALTKLDGTAKGGVIFALAKQFGLPIRYIGVGEGIDDLRTFEAEPFVQALFAERERS
- the ftsE gene encoding cell division ATP-binding protein FtsE, which gives rise to MIRFEQVGKRYPNGHVGLHELSFRVRRGEFLFVTGHSGAGKSTLLRLLLAMERPTSGKLLLAGQDLSTISNAQIPFLRRQIGVVFQNHQLLFDRTVFNNVALPLQILGLSKAEIAKRVDSALERVALSDKTDLYPGDLSTGQQQRVGIARAIVHRPALLLADEPTGNLDPRLAAEIMGVFEDINRLGTSVLIASHDLALIARMRHRMLTLQRGRLIGDGEAGV
- the ftsX gene encoding permease-like cell division protein FtsX codes for the protein MSATRSPKVSERVAPKAADPQPTKKKGDDDDGPDFATLFRAWIESHRASLLDSLRRLGKQPIGSFFTCMVMAVALSLPMGLSLLLSNVERLGGSWQRAAQISLYLQLEASPAEGEALRAQIKGMPGVADAEYVGRDQALEEFQQQSGLGDALKELPENPLPGVVLVTPKEVDKPTLEALRQKLSDLPKVQQAQLDLVWVERLAAILKLGDRFVFGLTVLLVSALLLVIGNTIRLHIENRRTEIEVIKLVGGTDSYVRRPFLYMGALYGFGAGIFSWGVLAFGLDWLNDAVVGLAGLYGSNFALAGVPVADGLSLLLGAVLLGYIGAWIAVARHLRELAPK